Below is a genomic region from Telmatobacter sp. DSM 110680.
CAGGATTAGAAAGAAGATGATTCCGAGGTAAGGATTGTCATTGGGGCGGCCAAAGAGTTCGACCAGCCAATAACCGATCATGGTCACGCCAGCTGCACTGGTGATGGCGCCACCGGCGAGACTGAGTGGATTGTTGCCGAAGAACAGGGCTGGCCGAACCCAGTGTTCGCGGAAATGTTGAAGCATTGTTACGTTCCCCCAGACGGTGAATGACCCGCTTCAGGCACCGCAGCGACGAAGACCTGTCACTGGACTTTGCAATTTGCGGCGTGAAGCGGGCCGGATTTATGTCTATTTCAAGGTGCGGAAATAATCGACTGCGTCCTTGATCTGCGCGTCGGTGAGTTTAGGAGACATAGCCTTCATCTTGTTCTTCCCTTTCGCGACGGCGTCAATCTGTTCCTTTTCGCTGCTCTTGTATTCGGAAGCAGGCTTCACATCCATCATCTTGGCAATACCGGCGCTCGGTGTTCCGGTGCTGCCGTGACAGCTCTGGCAATTTGCCTTGTAGACCGCTTCACCCGCTTGAGCGAAGCCCATGGAGCCAGCCAGACACACTGTCGCAGCCAGCACCGCCATCGATCGAATCGTCTTCGTCATTGCAAGACTCCTTTAAAACGCATTATGGCCGTATCGTTGGGGGCCATGCCCATTCAATTGGAACCTTACTTGCTCAAACACCAGCGGCAACAAAAAGTGGCTTTGCCTGTGATGCGCACCAGGAACCGTTTAACTAAAATCCGGCGCATGCCCAGGAATGCGAGATGCGCCGGTACTGCTTTCAAGTACACACTGCGACTTACAGGCGATAACTGCGAACTGCAATTTCAACTACTTTGCAAATGTGCGGAAGTACTCGACTGCATCCTTGATTTGCGCGTCGGTCAACTTATCCTTGTAGGCCTGCATCTTGCCCATGCCATTATGGACCGCGTCAATCATTTGCGCCTCGCTCAACTTCTTAACATCAGGGTCCGTCGCTGGCTTTACCTTCATAGCTTTGCCCGCGCCCGAATCTGCCAAACCCTTTTCCCCATGACACATCTGGCATTTTGCCTTGTACGTCGCTTCGCCTGAAGATTGCGCGAAGCTCACTGTGCCGGCAAGGACGAGAACTGTGATTGCCGCCACCACATTGCGAGTGAAATTGCTCATGTCTTGCTCTCCCAGAGATCTCCCCTTAGAACTGCGCGGGGAAGATCGCTGACGAAAGGGACATCGTTCAAAGCAGTTGTGGTACTTCGATCAGACAGTACTCACGACTGCGGCGTTCAATCCATTGAAGGAGGACCGGTGAAGCTCAACGGTTGCCGGTCCATCCAGCATTACTCAGAATGCATACTTCACACCCAGAGTGACGACATCACCATGGAAGCTGCGCGGAGCCGGACCAGGACCGCCGGATTCGTCGTACCCATGGTGAACCCAGTTACCGTGCCACGCCCACTGTGGCGCGATATTAATTTGCAAATCGCTGAAGGGCGACACAACTTTGGACTGCAATGCGCCGGGGACCATCAGCGGGTTAAGAAATGCGGCAGTACCATTTGTATCCGTAATGCGGGCGCCACCGTTATAGCGGAAATACTTAGAAGGAGCCCAGCTGACGGCTCCAGAGAAATAGGTAACGGGGGCATCATAGTAGCCGTTGCCTAAGTAGTAAGAAGGATCACCGACACCTGCACCGCTATTTGCCACAGTGCAGGTTCCAGCGTTTGTCGCACCGGCAGGTAACGGTGCATTGACGTTGGGTATGAATGCGTAGCAGATATCCGTCTGCGAGAAGACGTCGTCACGAGCGAAGTTAAAGTCAAAACTCAACGTCTCGACCGGAGTAACTTGCGTGGCGAAGCTAAAGTCATGGTTGTGTTCGCGATGATTCACCAGCGGATCGTCGTTTTTACCTTGGAAATCATTGGCAGTGACGGCGAAGTTGATCCACTTGGCAGGGGTAATCTTAGCCCGTGCACGAATGTGATTCACCTTATCCGGCGCCTCGCGCGTGTAGGTATTCGAAGGAGTGTTGGAGTCTGCTGCTTTTGAATTCAACGAATCGTAGTTGACGTTGACACGGACTGCCCGCGACGGCTGGATCACGGCTCCGAGTAGCAGGCCATTCTGATGCCAGGTGAGAGTGTCTGCTACGCCCTCATCGAGATTGCCATCGACAATGTGGCGCGAGTTGAAGCGCCAGCCGCCGGAAAACTTGAATGCCGGATTGACTGTGACGACGCCGAGAATGGTGTTGCCGATATTCTTGTGATCGAGGAACAGCCCGTTGGTTGCAGGCGAGACCGGGCAGCCGGTTGCACCCTGGACGCAGGGGGTAAGCGAACTGACTGGCGTGAGCATCGAGGTAGTCGAGGTTCCGAGCCATGCCTGCGTATTCATGATCGAGTAGCCGGCAGTGCGCAGGTTCCGGAAATCGAAAGAATCAGAGACGGAGAAGTATTTGTCCAGATCAGCGACGAAGCCGAAGTCGCCGACCGAGTTGGCGCGCTTGTTGCTGGCTAACCGTCCGTTTGCAAGTCCGCCGGTCTCCACTTCCTGGCGGATCGAGGTGCGGGTGTTCCAGCCGTTGAAGGTCTGGTTGAAACTGTTCACGTTATACGTGCCGCCACTATAGAGCAAGCGTCCGTTGAATGAAACTTTGTCCCAGTAGTGCGAGCTGAAGCGCAGCTGCTCTGTCGGGAAGCTGGTGCGGATGGGAGACGTTGACGAGGCTACGATGGTTCCAGAGCAGTAAGGATTGGCGACGCCGTTGATGACGTTCTCGGTTTTGTTTGCTCCCGAACCGCATGTGACGGTAGGTCCGGTAAGAACATCGACGCCGAGCGAGACCGGAGTTCCATTGGAAAGCGTGAATGGCGTGGGTGCCAGCTGGAATCCTGAATCGCCCTTATAGAAGCCGAAGAACTGGTCGTAGCTCAGCGTGGTCCGCTTGGCCAGCTTTACATCGACGCCGCCTGTATAGGTGGACCCGGTGTTGCGGAACATTTCAAGGACTTGCACATCGCCGGCGTAATGAACAGTGCTGTAGGTGGGTCCTTCGTGCACATTGAGGTTGTATCCAGCACGGAAGCTGACGCGCGAGATTGGAAACAGGGTCAACAGAGCGTCGGTGTTGCGTCGCACTGTATTGAAGATGTGCAGTGAATCAGGCTCAGGAACCAGTACCGGAGTTGCTGCAGTTGCGGTGGAGAGCAACGAATTGTCCAGCAGGTTGTAATCGAAGTAATTACGATCGCGCCGGAAGCCGCCGGAGAAATCGTAGAGCCTGCCCTTCGAGAATTTGAGGTAAGACACATCGTTCGGCTCTCCGCCGTAGCCGAAGCTGGACGTAGAGAGCGTA
It encodes:
- a CDS encoding cytochrome c, whose amino-acid sequence is MTKTIRSMAVLAATVCLAGSMGFAQAGEAVYKANCQSCHGSTGTPSAGIAKMMDVKPASEYKSSEKEQIDAVAKGKNKMKAMSPKLTDAQIKDAVDYFRTLK
- a CDS encoding cytochrome c codes for the protein MSNFTRNVVAAITVLVLAGTVSFAQSSGEATYKAKCQMCHGEKGLADSGAGKAMKVKPATDPDVKKLSEAQMIDAVHNGMGKMQAYKDKLTDAQIKDAVEYFRTFAK